A window from Candidatus Bathyarchaeota archaeon encodes these proteins:
- a CDS encoding 3-isopropylmalate dehydratase large subunit — MNITEKILAKASGKKVVHSGEIVDANVDVVMIHDLTGPLAVEAFKKIGTPKVWDNKKVVVILDHQVPAESVKAAELHKTMRNFAQTQNLPFYDVGRGGVCHQVMPEQGHVTPGTVILGADSHTCTYGAFGAFATGIGSTEAAAVMATGKIWLKVPSAIKIPVTGKFKKYVTPKDLILNIIGKLSVDGAIYKSAEFTGPTIQSMSIAGRMTVCNMAVEMGAKNGIISPDKITQEFLQGKIPVMPDFKALQSDKDAEYERTVEFDVSNMEPQVACPSSVDNVKPISEVGDVPVDQVFIGSCTNGRLEDLRIAAQVLKGKKVKDGVRALVIPASQVVWRDALKEGLLDIFTASGAIVCGPACGPCLGGHIGLLAAEETCISSSNRNFIGRMGSTKANVYLASPATVAASAVTGKITDPTTLEAKA, encoded by the coding sequence ATGAATATTACAGAAAAAATCTTAGCTAAAGCCTCTGGCAAAAAAGTTGTGCATTCTGGCGAAATCGTTGACGCCAACGTCGACGTCGTCATGATACATGACTTAACAGGACCTTTAGCTGTAGAAGCCTTCAAAAAAATAGGCACCCCAAAAGTTTGGGATAACAAAAAAGTAGTGGTCATCCTAGACCACCAAGTTCCAGCGGAATCCGTTAAAGCCGCAGAACTACACAAAACCATGCGCAACTTCGCGCAAACACAAAACCTCCCCTTCTACGACGTAGGACGCGGAGGCGTCTGTCACCAAGTCATGCCCGAACAGGGACACGTAACCCCCGGAACCGTCATCTTAGGCGCCGACAGCCACACCTGCACCTACGGCGCATTCGGAGCATTCGCCACAGGCATCGGCTCAACTGAAGCAGCAGCCGTCATGGCAACAGGAAAAATCTGGCTAAAAGTTCCCTCAGCCATAAAAATCCCCGTCACAGGCAAATTCAAAAAATACGTCACACCAAAAGACCTAATCCTAAACATCATCGGCAAACTAAGCGTAGACGGCGCCATATACAAAAGCGCAGAATTCACTGGACCCACAATCCAATCCATGAGCATAGCTGGCAGAATGACCGTATGCAACATGGCAGTGGAAATGGGCGCCAAAAACGGCATAATCTCCCCCGACAAAATCACCCAAGAATTCCTACAAGGCAAAATCCCAGTCATGCCTGACTTCAAAGCCCTGCAAAGTGACAAAGACGCAGAATACGAACGCACAGTCGAATTCGACGTATCAAACATGGAGCCCCAAGTCGCCTGCCCATCATCCGTAGATAACGTTAAACCTATCTCTGAAGTCGGCGACGTACCCGTAGACCAAGTATTCATTGGCTCCTGCACCAACGGCAGACTAGAAGACCTACGCATAGCCGCCCAAGTCCTAAAGGGCAAAAAAGTCAAAGACGGCGTCCGCGCATTGGTAATCCCCGCGTCACAGGTTGTCTGGAGAGACGCTCTAAAAGAAGGGCTATTAGACATCTTCACAGCATCAGGCGCAATCGTCTGTGGCCCAGCTTGTGGACCCTGCTTAGGCGGTCACATCGGCTTATTGGCAGCAGAAGAAACCTGCATATCCAGCAGCAACCGCAACTTCATCGGACGCATGGGCAGCACCAAAGCCAACGTCTACTTAGCGTCGCCCGCAACTGTAGCAGCGTCTGCGGTAACAGGAAAAATAACTGACCCAACCACTCTGGAGGCAAAAGCATGA
- the ilvN gene encoding acetolactate synthase small subunit — MEAERTKVISVLVENKPGVLHMISNLFRRRNFNIESITVGPTENADIARMTITINEDEKTVDQVVKQVAKQIDVLKVGELEQGNFVMRELALIKVKIGDSKERSDVINFVDVFRGRIIDVSTDSLTVEITGGPDKIDAFMNLMKTFGVLELARTGITALARGAKSIRIDE, encoded by the coding sequence ATGGAAGCTGAAAGAACCAAAGTCATATCTGTGTTAGTGGAGAACAAACCCGGTGTTCTACATATGATTTCGAATTTGTTCCGTCGTCGGAACTTTAACATCGAAAGCATCACTGTGGGACCCACCGAAAACGCTGACATCGCACGCATGACCATAACCATCAACGAGGACGAAAAAACAGTTGACCAAGTCGTTAAACAAGTCGCTAAACAAATCGACGTGCTAAAAGTCGGTGAGTTGGAGCAGGGAAACTTTGTTATGCGCGAGTTGGCTTTGATAAAAGTGAAGATCGGCGACTCTAAAGAACGCAGTGACGTCATCAACTTCGTGGATGTCTTTCGTGGCAGAATCATTGACGTTTCAACCGACAGCTTAACTGTGGAAATCACTGGTGGACCAGATAAAATCGATGCGTTTATGAATTTGATGAAAACCTTCGGTGTACTTGAACTTGCACGCACAGGTATCACTGCATTGGCCCGAGGAGCAAAATCAATAAGAATCGACGAATAA
- the ilvB gene encoding biosynthetic-type acetolactate synthase large subunit has product MTKMSGAQALLESLEKQNVDTIFGILGGAILPVYDTLCGNKKIRHILARHEQCAAHEAEGYARASGRAGVCMATSGPGATNLVTGIANAYMDSSPMIALTGQVPSAGVNTSYMIGKDAFQEADIIGIATAVTKYSYQPRAVSEIPLMVNNAFYLATTGRPGPVLIDLPKNIQSGIADVEFTNKVHIRGYKLITQPAPAKISQASELLAKAERPLLLVGGGAITSGASDEIMQLSDLLMAPVATTFMGKGAFPETHPLSVGSIGMHGNPAANRLMGECDVLLAVGTRFSDRATANLDTFAPEAKKIHIEIDNAEINKNIEVDVPIVADAKIALKQLIAATSQKLQKGEGTAWTKRVKEAKEQLSPLLRDLPRDVLPKNILMALRTLLPENGIMTTEVGQNQMWSALYFKALKPRTFISSGGLGTMGFGFPAAIGAKVACPDRPVVDIAGDGSFIMSEQELACSVTEDIPVTVIVLNNSVLGMVAQWQRTLYNRRYMAVNLGKTPDFVKLAEAYGAQGFRVGSMDEFHKAVKTALTSKVTTVIDVPIGSETDVVPFVPPGCGLPQQRGDY; this is encoded by the coding sequence ATGACTAAAATGTCTGGTGCACAAGCACTCTTAGAATCCCTTGAAAAACAAAACGTTGATACAATCTTCGGCATCTTAGGCGGCGCTATCCTCCCAGTATACGACACCTTATGCGGCAACAAGAAGATACGCCACATCTTGGCACGCCACGAACAATGTGCAGCTCACGAAGCCGAAGGATACGCACGAGCCAGCGGACGCGCAGGCGTATGTATGGCAACCAGCGGCCCAGGCGCCACAAACCTCGTCACAGGCATCGCTAATGCCTACATGGATTCTTCGCCCATGATAGCTCTCACAGGGCAGGTGCCGTCTGCAGGCGTCAACACCAGCTACATGATTGGTAAAGACGCATTCCAAGAGGCAGACATAATCGGCATAGCCACTGCAGTCACCAAATACAGCTATCAACCCCGTGCTGTCTCAGAAATCCCTCTTATGGTCAACAACGCATTCTACTTGGCAACCACCGGCAGGCCCGGACCAGTGCTGATTGATTTACCTAAAAACATCCAGTCAGGAATCGCAGATGTGGAATTCACCAACAAAGTCCATATCCGCGGCTACAAACTAATCACCCAGCCAGCCCCAGCCAAAATCAGCCAAGCCAGCGAATTACTAGCCAAAGCTGAGCGTCCCCTGCTCTTAGTCGGCGGCGGAGCCATCACCTCAGGCGCCTCAGATGAAATCATGCAACTATCCGATTTGCTGATGGCACCCGTTGCAACAACCTTCATGGGCAAAGGAGCCTTCCCAGAAACTCACCCCTTATCCGTGGGCAGCATCGGAATGCACGGCAACCCCGCAGCCAACCGATTGATGGGTGAATGCGACGTGCTCTTAGCAGTTGGCACACGATTTAGCGACCGCGCAACCGCCAACCTTGACACCTTCGCGCCAGAAGCCAAGAAGATTCATATTGAAATCGACAATGCGGAAATCAACAAAAACATCGAAGTCGACGTGCCCATAGTTGCCGACGCCAAAATCGCCCTCAAACAATTAATCGCTGCAACCTCCCAGAAGCTGCAAAAAGGCGAAGGCACCGCTTGGACTAAACGCGTTAAAGAAGCCAAAGAGCAGCTAAGCCCCTTGCTGAGGGATTTACCACGGGACGTTTTGCCCAAAAACATTCTGATGGCGTTACGGACTCTGTTGCCTGAGAATGGCATTATGACTACAGAGGTGGGTCAGAACCAGATGTGGTCAGCGCTGTACTTTAAGGCGTTAAAGCCCCGCACTTTCATCAGTTCAGGCGGGCTTGGAACCATGGGCTTCGGTTTCCCCGCAGCCATAGGCGCCAAAGTCGCTTGCCCCGACCGACCAGTCGTGGACATTGCAGGAGACGGAAGCTTCATCATGTCTGAGCAGGAATTAGCCTGCAGCGTCACAGAAGACATCCCTGTCACCGTTATCGTGCTGAACAACAGTGTTTTAGGCATGGTGGCGCAGTGGCAACGCACCCTATACAACCGCCGCTACATGGCAGTCAATTTGGGTAAAACCCCTGACTTTGTCAAGTTAGCGGAAGCTTACGGAGCGCAGGGTTTCCGCGTGGGCAGCATGGATGAGTTCCACAAAGCAGTTAAGACAGCACTAACCAGTAAGGTTACAACGGTAATCGATGTGCCTATCGGCTCCGAAACCGACGTGGTTCCGTTTGTGCCGCCGGGCTGTGGATTACCCCAACAGAGAGGTGACTATTAA
- a CDS encoding sodium:calcium antiporter codes for MVDEVFTDTIINVVIIAVAFVVLNYASNLAIHNAVKVANITRLGKTAIGFSLIAFSTSLPELAVAVTAALSGGAPLSIGNALGSNIFNICVVVGLAGLLLHFHHVRQKRRHPKEPAKHPNPNIVFSLAKSELNSIYFGLFISSVIPIILIFISTATWIVGLVLIGIFIGYMYQLTKVRIPTEDAEPVKPEEKRRIKRIIALTLAGTLGVVASAYFLVESAVSIAETAGLSEQVIGATIIALGTSLPELTLDLKALMKGHSGLAFGDIVGSSFVNITLILGVSLFLPALLGTPIVMSVSVFQNLVLFSIVANLFFWYFLSRGHIGYKESLVFLFIYVLFLVTTISAL; via the coding sequence ATGGTAGACGAGGTTTTTACTGACACCATCATAAACGTGGTGATTATTGCGGTAGCGTTTGTTGTCCTAAACTACGCCAGCAACCTTGCCATCCACAACGCCGTCAAAGTCGCAAACATCACGCGGCTAGGCAAAACAGCCATAGGCTTTTCGCTGATTGCGTTCTCCACTTCGCTGCCCGAGTTGGCGGTGGCAGTTACAGCTGCCCTCTCAGGTGGGGCGCCGCTTTCAATTGGCAACGCGTTGGGTTCAAACATTTTTAACATCTGTGTTGTGGTGGGTTTAGCGGGGTTGTTGCTTCACTTTCATCATGTGCGACAAAAACGTCGTCACCCCAAAGAACCCGCTAAGCACCCCAATCCCAACATCGTGTTTTCCTTGGCTAAATCGGAGTTAAATAGCATCTACTTTGGCTTATTCATCTCCTCCGTCATACCCATCATTTTAATCTTCATCTCCACCGCCACCTGGATAGTTGGCTTAGTGTTAATCGGCATATTCATCGGTTACATGTACCAACTCACAAAAGTCCGAATCCCCACCGAAGACGCAGAACCCGTAAAACCAGAAGAGAAACGCAGAATCAAAAGAATCATCGCCCTCACCCTTGCAGGCACCCTAGGTGTGGTAGCAAGCGCGTATTTTCTGGTGGAATCCGCTGTCAGCATTGCAGAAACCGCGGGGCTATCTGAGCAGGTAATCGGCGCCACCATCATCGCGCTTGGAACCAGCCTCCCCGAATTAACGTTGGATTTGAAGGCGCTAATGAAGGGACACTCAGGTTTAGCGTTTGGCGACATCGTGGGCAGCAGCTTCGTAAACATCACTCTTATTTTGGGAGTGTCGCTTTTTCTACCCGCACTGCTAGGCACCCCCATAGTTATGTCAGTAAGTGTCTTCCAGAACCTTGTGCTGTTCTCGATTGTGGCAAACCTGTTCTTCTGGTACTTCCTATCCAGAGGACATATAGGCTACAAAGAAAGCCTCGTATTCCTATTCATCTACGTGCTATTTTTAGTGACAACCATAAGTGCACTCTAA
- a CDS encoding PQQ-binding-like beta-propeller repeat protein, whose translation MASKKPSWIKLALTTLVLFLFVSIFPAGLPVNAAEADDWPMFNHDLTHTGYSKSMAPRTNQTLWTFSTGGAVKASPAVVDGVVYVGSDDGYVYALAASDGSLLWKYNTFGPVQSSPAVVDGVVYVGGYHGHAVFALDASSGDLIWQSPTDSGYPDEISATAVADGLVYVTVANTPDYRGRLYAFNASTGNLTWQYIPSFRTWASPAVYNGLVYIGGSAGDIAALNATSGEQSWSHRGSNYNGHSSFSIGDGLVLIGMEPQELQAWDASSGAFVWSGNTVGAVSHSTPAIANEVVYVSTGIGGAIIQPGGITAIDVTTGALLWNHTIGSIRYSSPAVAEGLVFVGSDENSILTHDNPRGHAVYAIDSKTGATIWTYTTDGEVYSSPAVAYGIVYVGSNDGKVYAIGSTNQPTPTPVPELPIWIICAVLVVGVVFAALKATKIPIHAPNMGF comes from the coding sequence ATGGCCTCAAAGAAGCCAAGCTGGATTAAACTTGCCCTGACAACGCTGGTGCTTTTTCTATTTGTCAGCATTTTTCCCGCTGGGTTGCCAGTAAACGCCGCCGAAGCTGATGATTGGCCAATGTTCAACCATGACCTGACCCACACAGGGTACTCCAAATCGATGGCGCCCCGAACCAACCAAACCCTTTGGACATTTAGCACAGGTGGCGCGGTTAAAGCTTCACCTGCTGTTGTGGATGGAGTAGTTTATGTGGGTTCAGACGACGGCTACGTCTATGCTTTAGCCGCTTCTGATGGTTCCCTGCTTTGGAAATACAACACTTTTGGTCCCGTGCAGTCTTCGCCCGCAGTAGTTGACGGGGTTGTTTACGTCGGAGGGTATCATGGTCATGCGGTATTCGCGTTGGATGCTTCTTCAGGCGATTTAATTTGGCAAAGCCCTACCGACTCAGGGTACCCTGATGAGATTTCTGCAACAGCCGTCGCCGATGGTTTAGTCTACGTTACGGTTGCTAATACGCCCGATTACCGTGGTCGGCTTTATGCCTTTAATGCCTCAACAGGTAATCTCACGTGGCAGTATATCCCTTCCTTCAGGACCTGGGCTTCTCCTGCCGTTTATAATGGGCTGGTTTACATTGGAGGTTCCGCAGGAGACATTGCGGCTTTAAACGCAACGTCAGGAGAGCAATCTTGGAGTCATAGGGGCTCAAATTATAATGGGCATTCTTCTTTTTCAATCGGTGACGGCTTGGTTCTTATAGGCATGGAACCTCAGGAACTTCAGGCATGGGACGCTTCTAGTGGCGCATTTGTCTGGTCGGGCAATACCGTGGGCGCTGTCTCTCACTCTACGCCAGCAATTGCCAATGAGGTAGTTTACGTTTCCACAGGTATCGGCGGAGCAATTATTCAACCTGGAGGCATCACGGCAATAGATGTAACAACTGGTGCGTTGCTGTGGAATCATACAATCGGCTCGATTCGGTATTCTTCCCCCGCGGTTGCTGAGGGATTAGTGTTCGTTGGTTCTGACGAAAACTCTATTTTGACCCATGATAATCCAAGGGGACACGCAGTCTATGCAATAGATAGCAAAACTGGCGCGACAATCTGGACTTACACCACAGATGGCGAGGTCTATTCTTCTCCAGCAGTCGCCTACGGCATAGTTTATGTCGGTTCAAACGACGGCAAAGTCTACGCCATCGGTTCAACAAACCAACCAACACCCACGCCTGTGCCCGAGTTGCCTATTTGGATAATTTGCGCAGTTCTTGTTGTGGGAGTGGTGTTTGCTGCGCTTAAAGCAACCAAAATCCCTATCCACGCTCCAAATATGGGCTTCTAA
- a CDS encoding YegP family protein, with translation MKDSSNKQFYWVLKADNNEIIATSETYTTKQSCEDGIAAVKRSVPIASIVDETNSKRIYVTFG, from the coding sequence ATAAAAGACTCAAGCAATAAACAATTCTATTGGGTTTTAAAAGCCGATAACAATGAAATAATAGCTACAAGCGAGACATATACAACAAAGCAATCTTGCGAAGACGGTATAGCGGCAGTTAAAAGAAGTGTGCCAATAGCGTCTATTGTTGACGAGACAAATTCAAAAAGAATTTACGTTACTTTTGGATAA
- a CDS encoding NYN domain-containing protein, with product MADKAAVFIDGGYFAKVRENLGVYDVDFCKFSDLLCGNYERLFTFYYDAPPFQSAIPTTIEKTKKATFDKFMYNLKLYPRFQVRLGKLSRIDTQCVNCGDRVTKYKQKRVDNLLTVDLTRAIWKDNINKAILVTGDSDFMPAIDEANRAQILTHVWYSNIGNTRIHDELRLACSERSEITKVLLERVRKTPSSKLLS from the coding sequence ATGGCTGATAAAGCAGCTGTTTTCATAGATGGCGGTTATTTTGCTAAAGTAAGAGAAAATCTCGGCGTTTATGATGTTGATTTTTGTAAGTTTTCAGATTTACTTTGTGGCAACTATGAACGCCTTTTTACATTTTACTATGACGCTCCGCCATTTCAAAGTGCAATACCAACGACTATCGAAAAAACAAAAAAGGCAACATTTGATAAGTTTATGTACAATTTGAAACTTTATCCCCGATTTCAAGTAAGACTGGGTAAACTTAGCCGCATTGATACTCAATGTGTTAATTGTGGAGATAGAGTTACTAAATACAAACAGAAAAGAGTTGATAATTTACTAACAGTTGACTTAACTAGGGCTATATGGAAGGACAATATTAACAAAGCCATTTTAGTTACAGGCGATAGCGACTTTATGCCCGCAATTGATGAAGCCAATCGTGCTCAAATATTAACCCATGTTTGGTATTCAAACATTGGTAATACTAGGATACACGACGAGTTACGTCTAGCTTGTTCCGAAAGGTCAGAAATTACAAAAGTCCTATTAGAACGAGTGCGAAAAACACCATCGTCCAAATTATTATCCTAA
- a CDS encoding IS6 family transposase: protein MLAQHTTTREERGQTIANTNGQVTRIDELLYIVKSQSGNGEYTINKIDGEWFCDCPDNTYRHTTCKHIHAVKFSLTIRAEVKVNRVIPEVNVHTCQYCNSENIVKNAIRHNQNGDIQRYLCKTCGKRFSINLGFQKLKATPQIVTSAMQLYFTGESFRNVQKFLKLQGINVDHSTILRWVKKYVTLMNTYLEKIKPNVSNTWRADEVYIKVKGNLKYLFAMMDDETRFWIAQEVADSKDKHDAKQLFMQARRIAKKQPQTIITDGLPTYAVSAKDIFPQSVHTRKITFDGKCHNNNKMERMNGEIRDREKTMRGLKKKQTPILQGYQLYHNYIRPHEALNGKTPADACGITIEGKNKWITLIQNAKKASQ from the coding sequence ATGTTAGCCCAACACACTACAACCAGAGAAGAACGCGGACAAACAATCGCAAACACAAACGGACAAGTAACACGCATAGATGAACTTCTATACATCGTAAAATCTCAAAGCGGCAACGGTGAATACACCATTAACAAGATAGACGGTGAATGGTTCTGTGACTGCCCAGATAACACCTACCGACACACCACGTGCAAACACATTCACGCCGTCAAATTCTCATTAACCATCCGAGCAGAAGTCAAAGTTAACCGAGTAATCCCAGAAGTCAACGTACACACCTGTCAATACTGCAACTCAGAAAACATAGTCAAAAACGCAATCCGACACAACCAAAACGGCGACATACAAAGATACCTATGCAAAACCTGCGGCAAACGCTTCTCAATCAACTTAGGCTTCCAAAAACTAAAAGCCACACCCCAAATCGTAACCTCAGCCATGCAACTCTACTTCACAGGAGAATCCTTCCGCAACGTCCAAAAATTCCTAAAACTCCAAGGCATAAACGTAGACCACTCAACCATACTAAGATGGGTCAAAAAATATGTTACACTAATGAACACCTACCTCGAAAAGATAAAGCCCAACGTGTCAAACACTTGGAGAGCAGACGAAGTATACATCAAAGTCAAAGGCAACCTCAAATACCTCTTTGCCATGATGGACGACGAAACACGCTTCTGGATAGCCCAAGAAGTAGCCGACAGCAAAGACAAACACGACGCAAAACAGTTATTCATGCAAGCCCGACGCATCGCCAAAAAGCAACCCCAAACCATAATCACCGACGGACTACCAACCTATGCAGTGTCAGCCAAAGATATTTTTCCCCAATCAGTCCACACCCGAAAAATAACCTTTGACGGCAAATGTCACAATAACAACAAAATGGAACGCATGAACGGAGAAATCCGAGACCGCGAAAAAACAATGCGTGGACTCAAAAAGAAACAAACACCAATCCTACAAGGCTACCAACTTTACCACAACTACATCCGACCACACGAAGCTCTAAACGGAAAAACCCCCGCAGATGCATGTGGAATAACCATCGAAGGCAAAAACAAGTGGATAACCCTAATTCAGAATGCAAAAAAAGCAAGCCAATAA
- a CDS encoding AbrB family transcriptional regulator gives MGEITYLNKASPKTESLRTTVPRSIIAQFGLTEYDKLEWILKAEGGELIIQVKPQKGEIR, from the coding sequence ATGGGAGAAATAACATACCTAAACAAAGCCTCACCCAAAACAGAATCACTCAGAACAACCGTACCACGAAGCATCATAGCCCAATTTGGGCTAACCGAATACGACAAATTAGAATGGATTTTAAAGGCTGAAGGGGGCGAGCTAATCATTCAAGTTAAGCCACAAAAAGGAGAGATTCGCTAA
- a CDS encoding 2-isopropylmalate synthase codes for MKFLDTTLRDGEQTPGVSLVPENKLRIAQRLDELGVDVIEAGFAAVSEGELKSISAIAKQGLRAEVSSAGRGTKGDIDAVIKSGASTMSMIIPTSDLHIECKLRKTREQVLQLTEESVQYAKDHGLIVELLAEDATRSDLAYLTKVFEVAVDAGVDRVTPCDTVGYLTPERTIEYFTKLKENIKVPMGVHCHNDFGMAVANSIAALGVGVEWCHATINGLGERAGNAALEEIVVALRTFYHADLNIKTELLYSTSQLVSRLTGIHTQPNKAVVGENAFTHESGIHTQGVLANPLTYEPIAPELVGCTRRIAPGKHSGSNAIKNDLANLGLQPTEQQFKEIMQRIKEVGDKGKTVMDADVLAIAENVMGLGGVRPIQLEEMTFVGGDKVTSTASVRLKVNGKDAWGTAVGVGPVDATINAVKNAIRESEPIILEQYNVKAITGGTDAMVEVVVHMRRGNRTVTAMGVREDIVKASMEAVISAMNVLSTDYNGKSGNGANKA; via the coding sequence GTGAAATTTTTAGACACCACCCTGCGTGATGGTGAACAAACACCCGGAGTATCCTTGGTTCCTGAAAACAAACTGCGTATAGCCCAGCGGCTAGACGAACTCGGTGTAGACGTTATCGAAGCCGGATTCGCGGCAGTCTCTGAAGGCGAACTCAAATCCATTAGTGCAATCGCTAAGCAGGGTTTGCGCGCTGAAGTCAGTAGCGCTGGCAGAGGTACCAAAGGAGACATCGACGCCGTAATCAAGAGCGGCGCCTCCACCATGAGCATGATTATACCTACCTCGGATTTGCATATCGAGTGTAAACTTCGCAAGACCCGTGAGCAAGTGCTCCAGCTAACCGAGGAGAGTGTGCAGTACGCTAAGGACCACGGCTTAATCGTTGAGTTGCTTGCCGAAGACGCAACACGCAGCGATTTAGCTTACCTGACAAAAGTATTCGAGGTCGCAGTTGACGCTGGAGTAGACCGAGTTACACCTTGTGACACCGTTGGGTACCTTACACCAGAACGCACAATCGAATATTTTACTAAACTCAAAGAAAACATCAAAGTCCCAATGGGTGTGCACTGCCACAACGACTTTGGAATGGCAGTCGCAAACTCTATCGCCGCGTTAGGCGTAGGCGTCGAGTGGTGCCACGCAACCATAAACGGTTTGGGCGAGCGAGCAGGCAATGCTGCGCTTGAGGAAATCGTTGTTGCACTGCGCACCTTCTACCATGCGGACCTAAACATAAAAACCGAACTCCTATACAGCACCTCGCAGTTGGTTAGCCGCCTAACAGGCATCCACACCCAACCCAACAAAGCCGTAGTCGGAGAAAACGCATTCACCCACGAATCTGGCATACACACCCAAGGTGTGCTTGCAAACCCACTTACCTACGAACCCATCGCTCCCGAACTGGTCGGATGCACACGTCGCATCGCACCGGGCAAACACAGCGGTAGCAACGCAATCAAAAACGACCTCGCCAACCTCGGCTTACAACCCACTGAGCAGCAATTCAAAGAAATCATGCAACGCATAAAAGAAGTCGGCGACAAAGGCAAAACAGTCATGGACGCAGATGTTCTCGCCATTGCAGAAAACGTTATGGGCTTAGGCGGCGTTAGGCCGATTCAGCTTGAGGAAATGACGTTCGTTGGCGGTGACAAAGTAACTTCTACCGCTTCTGTGCGGCTGAAAGTTAACGGTAAAGACGCTTGGGGCACCGCTGTCGGTGTGGGTCCTGTAGATGCAACGATAAACGCGGTTAAGAATGCCATACGCGAATCCGAACCTATCATATTGGAGCAATACAACGTCAAAGCCATCACAGGTGGAACCGACGCCATGGTCGAAGTCGTTGTGCACATGCGCAGAGGCAACCGAACCGTAACCGCTATGGGCGTCCGTGAAGACATCGTTAAAGCCAGCATGGAAGCCGTCATAAGCGCCATGAACGTGCTCTCAACCGATTATAACGGCAAAAGCGGCAACGGCGCCAACAAAGCCTAA
- a CDS encoding cupin domain-containing protein: MKIVKVQETNPFQNPHGVDARKIYQTPDAEVIHMALAPGQALKRHTTPVDVFFYILEGKGIVEIGTETHEVEKDTVIDSPKGIAHLLKNTGTGVFRFLVIKLPQTA, translated from the coding sequence ATGAAAATCGTTAAGGTTCAAGAAACAAACCCCTTCCAAAACCCCCATGGCGTAGATGCAAGAAAAATCTACCAAACCCCCGACGCCGAAGTGATTCACATGGCTCTAGCGCCGGGTCAGGCACTAAAGCGTCACACTACACCCGTGGATGTGTTTTTCTATATTCTGGAAGGCAAAGGCATTGTAGAAATCGGCACCGAAACCCACGAAGTAGAAAAAGACACAGTTATTGATAGTCCAAAGGGGATTGCGCATTTGCTAAAAAACACTGGGACGGGAGTGTTTAGGTTCCTTGTAATTAAGCTCCCCCAAACAGCTTGA